From the Vulpes vulpes isolate BD-2025 chromosome 15, VulVul3, whole genome shotgun sequence genome, the window CAGCCCAGGGTGTCCAGGTCAGAGAGCTGGTGGGTACCAAGTCCGTcccgagccccgccccctccctctccccggGCGGCGATTGGTGGAGCCCCTCCCGTTGCTATGGCAGCACCCGGACGCGGCCAGTGGCTCCGCCCCGCGCTTTCCCGCTCCAGGCCACGCCCCCTCTTCATCCTAAGtcccgccccctccctctccccggGCGGCGATAGGCCGAGGGCCCCTCCTGTTGCTATGGCAGCACCCGGACGCGGCCAGTGGCTCCGCCCCGCGCCGGAGGAGGGGGCGAGGCAGGCCGCGTCTCCATGGCGACGGCGGACGCGGCGGTGCAGGCGGCGGGGACCTACCGAGACGCGCTGGTGGCGGCGACGACCCAGACCCGGGCGAGGCCATGTCGGACCTGGGCtcggaggagctggaggaggagggagagaatgataTTGGGGTGAGAcctgggtgaggggtgggggctcCCCGGGCGCACCCCCGGAGACCAGTGCGGCCAAATCAGCGCCCAGTCCTGGAAGCTGGCGGTGAAAGGAGAACAGCTGACGTCTTCTCGCCGCATCCCTTGTCGCCGCTGCCTCCCCTCCTGTCTCCTCCCATCCGCCCTCCCGTGTTCCGAGGCAGCCTCTGGAGCGGCCTCCGCCTGCCACGCCCGCCAGGTGGAGCATCCTCTGCTGCCGCTCCGTGCCCGCGGTGTCCGTGGCTGGCCGCCACCCCTCCTGCTGGGCGGCGATGAACAGTCATTCCTGCAGTGGAGCTCAGCTCCTCGGGATCAGGGTGGACGGAGGACAGCTGCTTGGCCAGCCTTCTAGAGAGGCTGAGAAGGTCTCAGCGAACGCTTCCCCAAGGCATGCCCTAGAGGCCTGGAAAGACTAATGCTTCTCTGGGAGCTGAACCAAGTCGTAGGACTCATCCCCTGGTGTAGACAGACAGTGGCGAGGCGGTGCCGGGTGCACCTTATCCAGTGGTGTGAGCTGGGCGCCGTGTGCACATAAACATGTAATCACAGATGAATCACTCTAGCCCAGAGGGTGCCATTTCTTGGCTGACAGTTGGGAACCCCagccatggtgtgtgtgtgttcagggtACAGAGTTGAGATGGtttcagaattattattattattattattattattattattattattttatggtttcCGAATTAACTGAAAAATCTGTGACCTCTTGCTGTGACCGATGGGTCGGTGCCTTCTGGGACCTTCTTGGCAGCTCTGTGCGCCCGTCTCCCAGCTTCTGCCCTAGTTACTGCTCAAGACTAGCACCTCTACGAAGCAGAGCCGCCCGGCCGGCGGGCAGAGCCAGAAGCCCGGGATCTGCGTGCTCTCAGGACAGCCAGCCGCTCGTGCTTAAAAAGCAGGACAAACTGCAGTGATTTACACCCCAGAATCCCCTGTGCAACGAGGCCGAGTCTGGGACGTCTCCAGACATTCTCATGCTCCTCTTCCATATCTGTTTCCCCCTCCTGTTTATTGATTTCCCGGggagcactttaaaaaaaaatcacttgctcAGGGTCTGCTTCCGGGGGAACCCGACCTACAACATCTGCCCAGGAAGACTTCAAGTTTGTCTCCTAGGATGGCCCTAGTGATTCGTAACTTTTTTTGTTGACCATAAATCCACAGCTGGGGTCATTTTAAAGGGTTCCCCTCTATTCAGTCACCCCAGTGGCTCAACACTGGGTGCACTGGGAGGGCTTCTGAGCGAGGGTGGGGGGAAGCTTTCATACATTGTGATTTAGTTCTGTAAGGCCACACGTTTTTACCTTCTGCTCTGAGCAAGGATTTCTGGGCTACATCGTGCGAGGCAAGGGCAGACCCCAGAAGCGTTTGTTTCCAAAGTCCTAGTGGCGTGTTTGAGCCTGTGTTGCAATAAGTCTTTACAGATCCAACTCCACGTGAAATCATTACTCTGTGCCCGGgcccttttattatttattctgtgCACTCTGCGCTCACGACGAGGTGCTTGAGGAATGTTTGCTTTGTGAAGGGTAAGGAGAAAACAGGTGAATTACAAGCTTGtgttaggttctttttttttattgacttacTTTTAAGATATGTAATTATTTCTGTCTTACTGTATTAGTCCATGAGTGTTTGAAACTCTCTTGATAAAGAGTTTAAACTTGATAAGGAGATGAGCTAACTGGAGTTGGGGACTCTTGAGACAACTGAGCCCCGGTTACTCCTCAGTTCCCCCATgtggcttcccctccccctgaCACCTCCTGAGGCTGAAAGCTGTCCTGACATCTCAGGCACCCAGGAATCCAGGAATCCTTGAAGGAAGagttgggtgttttttgttttttgtttttgtttttttcatttgaagtCCTGGATTACTGGCAGCAGCAACAGGGAGGTATTTGTGTGGCTTGAGCCCTATTCCCCCTGCATGTATTACTTCACATCCGTCCCCATAAAGGACACAATTTGGAATGCCTCTCGTTTTCCACAATTTGTTGGCTTCATTTACAATGTGAAGGATTATCATGATAAATTACCAGCTCAGATACCGGAGACAGCGAGTGAGGCTCCCACCAGTGACAGGCACTAGGTGTGTCCCCTTGGACCAATGCTTCATGTCGCCCAGGTGTGGTTGCCTACCTCACCTGTAAGATGGGGCTGGGGATTGGGAGGGATTCAATGAAATACTCTTTTATGTAAAGATGCTTAAGACATCCTTAGTGATGAATACACAGTAGCTGTAATTATCCCTGTCTCCTCTGCCCAGGAATACGACGGGGAACGGAATGAGGCAGGCGAACGACACGGACACGGGAAGGCAAGACTGCCCAACGGGGACACGTATGAAGGGAACTACGAGCACGGTAAAAGACACGGCCAGGTCAGAACTGGTGCCGCCGGGAGGTAGCCTATTCCAGTCAGTGCGCCAGCGGCGAGCACCGCAGGGCTGAGCACGTATCAGGAATGATATGAATCGTATATAATCAATGTGTTTCAGGGGATCTACAAATTTAAAAGCGGCGCTCGGTACATCGGAGAGTacgttaaaaataaaaagcatggtCACGGCACTTTTATATACCCAGATGGATCAAGATACGAAGGTAAAACGTGCTCACAGAGCAGATTTCTGGGCCGTAGAGCTCTTGTTTGGGGACCGAGCTTGTCTGTGGATGCTGGGCCGTACGAGGGGGCTCCAAGTTCTCCAGGTCGGCCAGTCACTCTGCAAACACGGGCTGTGCTCCTGTGTTCTCAGGGCTGACGCAGAAACCAGAAAGCCCTGAGACTCACGAATTGGCCcctggtgggggggaggggaatatGACTCTCCCTCGTGAGCCCATGTGCTGAGCAGCAAAAGCAAGGGATGCCCTGGGTGAGCGAAGACCCTTGTGGGGTCCGGAAACAGGTGCTCTGTGGTGTCCTGCCCTTGAAGCTGATTTTGCTGTTTCTCTGACCCACCCCTCTCTTCATGAACATGCGTGGTTTCTTTAGACTTGGGGGTTCCTTCGTTGAAGGCTTCTGGTTGGGGGAGATGTTCGGCCTCGTTAAGCTGGGATTCCTCTGCCTGCCATGATTTCTTGCCTGCCAGTGTCATGTCTCAGGAGGATCGTTGTTCCCTGATTTCCGAGAACGCCCCCTGCTGTCCCCGCACACCGTCATCACCCGGTGTGACTGCCATGCTGGTCTGATCCCCATGAGGGGTGAACCTGGGAGGAGAGACAAGTGGGAAGTGGGTGTGAGGCCTGAGAAACCATGCAGGGTTCTGTGTTCTGGACTTTTCCTGGGAAGAATTTATCCAGTTTGGGTCAGATTTCCCAGGAGATCTGTGACTGCAACCCTGGAGCTGTGGTGACAAGAGctcctcctgcagggagcttccCCGCTCGCTGGCCTGGCTCTCCGGCCTGCAGATGAGGATGGTACCCTGGGCACCGTGTCTGGCAGGTGGCGAGCACTCAGGACAGGCTGCCCGGGCAGCGCCGTGGTAGCGTGGCTTCCTGATGAGGACGTGTCCTTTGGGTGCAAGGCGGAGCTGCCTCTCTGGTTGCTAAATGGAAGTGGAACCAAGGAATTGCAAACCAGATGTACTGCCAGGGTCCAAGGCCCCGGGGGAGGGTGCCAATGCCGTTCCTGTTAAGAGAGGGAGTTGCGGCTCCGTTTCATAGTTCTCAGAGCAATTATTCCAGAAGGAGCAccatctgctttttaaatgaacttcAGACAATTTAATTTAGAGTTTGATTTAATGCTGTTATGACCCTAATCTCATTGTCGCCATGTTTTATCTTAGTCTAGATGTCAATACAAGCCGAAcaacatgtgcatatatataaaggatgcaggggcagcccgggtggctcagcggtttagcacctgccttccgcccagggtgtgaccctggagtcccgggatcgagtcccatgtcaggctccttgcatggagcctgctgctccctctgcctgtgtctctgcctctctctctctctctctctctctctttctctgtgtctctcatgaatgaataaataaaatctcaaaaaataaaaaataaaaaggatgctCAGAACAAGGGGTGGAAGGAGTTTTTAACGTGCAGGTTAGCCAACACACAGAACTTTGGAAACAGCCGTGAGTTTTCGCGTCTCCGAGTGGCTCTGTATCTTAAAGGGTACAGGGTGTGGTCACTACTCAGAGGTTTCTTCTCCCGGGTCAGAAGCCACAATGTTAATTTTAGCTCCAGAGGTGAACCGGAGCTAAAGCTCTAAGTTGACATGTGGCCTGGTCTTCAAAGCCCTGTGTTGCCCGGCTGCCATCCTAAGGGACGTGCAGAGTGGTTTCCTGCAGGGTTGCTAGTGCGCTCGGCCCCAGCCCGAGGTGTGGGGCGCATTGGTGATCTCCCAGACAGGAGGCGGGCCCGGTGGGGGAGCCCAGGGATGAGCGGACACCCCTGCTGTGAGGGCCCcttgggcagaggcagggaggcaggggtgctTGGCGGAGCAGGATGAGGttggaggggagcggagggggccAGGCTTCGGAGGGGCGTGTGGACCACCTCTGCAGATGGCGAGGTGTGGGGACGGAGGGCCGATGAGGcctgggaaaggagagggagcaCCCCTCTCCAGCACCCCTCTTCCACGTTGGCCCTGTTGCTAGCTGCAAGGGGTGAATGGAGATGAAGATGTTAAGTAAGGAAATTGTGGAGAAATAAGATAATGGGATGGCTTGCAGCTGGCTATTCTGGAAGCTCTCGAGGGCAGGAGCCAAAAGAAGGCATGAACACTTGGCCCTTGGGGGTGCTTGTGAAGAGGGCATGAAGTTGGAGCCAGAGAAACCCAGATTTTTGTTTTGGTCCTGCTGTGCAGTCTCGGGCAATGTGCGTGGATCCCTCTGGTTTTGGGTGTTGTCTCCATAAAAATGTGTTGCGGTTATTACGTGTCCCAGCGGAGGCGGCCAGTGCAAAGCCCGTCGCTGTTGGGAAGCAGCACCGGGGTGATTCCCCACCAGTGCCAGCTCCCGTCTCTCCACGTCTATAGCTGACCCAGCAGCGGAGGGAGCCAGCAGGGCAGACAGTGACTAACCTGCATTTTAGTGGAAGAGAGCTTCTCGaaagagcattttattttatttttattttttattttttaaagattttatttatttacttacttattcatttgagaaagagagagagagcccatgtgcatgagtgggggtgagaggacagagggagagggagagagagtccctctgccttcggctcagggcgtgaccctggggtcctgggatcgagtcccgcatcgggctccctgcagggaccctgcttctccctcggcctgtgtctctgcttctctctctgtgtctctcatgaatgaataaataaaatctttaaaaaagaaaaagtcagatgcttaactgacggagccacccagatgccgcAGAGCATTTCATTTTACATGGTCTTTCATCCCCAGAGCTCCAGACCGGAGAGCCCTGGAAGCCCTGGGGACCATGGTGGGGTGAACACCCGTGGGGAGCTTTGTAAGGGGACCGTGTGCCCCTGGAGGAAAACCAACCCGGACCACAGCCAACCGACCTGAACAGAAGTGTATGAGGATTTCTCCTGAACAGAAGCGTTAAAAATCCACGTCTGACGTGCCTGCAGCACGCCTCTTCCTTACCTTTCTAGCTCGTAATGGAGTGTCTATCTGACAATTTTGCGATGTCCCTTTCTACGGAGAAAATAGAGAATCCTGTCTTCTGTCTTTGACCAAAGACATATcaaaattagcttttaaaaattattcagtcTAGAAAAGTGTGATTCAGGGTAATAACTTGTTCTTAGCGGTGCCATGTGATTTTTTAAGGATAGTCGTCAACTTTGGAAACCTCTATGAAGTTTCTTTCACTTGGGAGCTGTAAGATTGGAGGACGCCCTAAGTCTCCTGGTACAGGGATCAACCTTCAAGAATTGACAACATTCACTAACCAGATTGCTGTTGTCATTACGGTAGAGGTGTTAGGAATTTTATGGTACCTTTGCCAATTCCAGTGTTTCTTAGGAAGCTGGCAGGAGATTAGCAGGACCCTGCGTGGAGGTGCGTAGGCAGGGACAGTCAGGGAGGAGTCCAAGCAGAGGCCGTGGTTGGGAACCGTGCGGCGTCCACGTGTGTGGAGCTGGTGTGCAGGTGGGACACACGGGGCGCCCAGGCCGGAAAGGTGTGCGGGAGCCCCGTGATGAAGTAGGAAATAGTGTGAGTTGTCGGCAAGAGGCTGAGGAGGGATCGTCAAGCTTCGAAGTTGTTACTGGATCGCTAAACACATGCAAGCAGCAAGGGTGTGGGGTAGGGAGACAAAAGCCTGAtctgaatcctagctctgccagtGGCCAACTGTGATGCCCGCTGGTGGCGCACACAGGTGACTATGGCCCACCTGCATACACCTGCCCGGACCTGCCCCCGGTGAGCTCCTGACTCAGCTTCCCTTAACCAGCCCTCCCCCACCAATGCCATGCCAttgaggcagaggggcagggggacagcgGGGTGtcacagagggaggaggcagcagaTGAAGGCCATCCCGTGCCTCTCACCCGGGCCTGCTTTTGTGTTGTCCCTTCCAGGCGAGTGGGCCGATGACCTAAGGCACGGCTATGGTGTGTACTACTATGTCAATAATGATACCTACACTGGAGAGTGGTTTGCTCACCAAAGGTTTGCGTTCTCTCTTCCATTCTGTAGACCTATTTATGTAATGGGAATAGGATGATGCCTTAGCATGAAGCACAATCATGACAAAAGCCCACTAGCCAGCTTTGCCAGGCAGCTGCACCCCTTCATGGCTTGAAGGTGAGCATGCCAGAGGTGACATTGCCAGGCAGGTGCAGACCTGCTGGGACAATACGTGGTCCTTAGTTCAAGAGCCCCCATGGCAACGAGCCCACCGAAGAACCCTCCTGGGGACAGGGCCACAGCTCCCAGGAGCACCGCctctgaccccccccccaccccccgtggcCTGGCTGATGTGCAAAGAGGCAGTCACTGTCCTGTGGGCTGTGCCCCTCCCGTGTGTGGGCACACAGAGCAGGAGCATGCTCTTGTGGGGCAAAGACAGAGAAGCCAAGTGTAGACACCCTCCATTTAAATAGCTGTCTTACAGAGCCGGAAGGTTTTCCACTGTGTCTGAACAAAATGCACTCTCCTCTCTGTCTTAACCAGGCATGGGCAAGGCACCTATTTCTACGCAGAGACGGGCAGCAAGTATGTAGGTACCTGGGTGAACGGGCAGCAAGAGGGAGCAGCCGAGCTCATTCACTTGAACCACAGGTACCAGGGCAAGTTCTTGAACAAAAACGTAAGTCAGCGGGAAACAGTATGTGCCAATGAAATGCACAATAGCCTCTCCCCCCAGTCTATGTAAATATGTGAATGAGGAATACCAAAAATCCAGAGAACTGCCCCCCAAATACAGAGGGTGGGCAGCCATGCGTCTCCCCAGGCCTCTGATACTGGCAAAGGGCGGGGTGTAGGGCacttgcttctcttctctgcatGTCAGCGACATCCCCACCCTCCCTGGGCTGCCATCCATCCCGTTGCTATAACGTGGGGGCATCCTGCCTCTCATATGTGCTCCTCGTCGTAGGTAGATTGGCCGTGAAACATCTGCGGttgagcatgtgtgtgtttggACTTTCTTTGCCCTGGGAGGCATGGGGCTAGGGCCCTGGGGAGGCCGACCCACGAGCTTCTTGCTGCAGGCCTGCCCACCCACCCTGGGCTTGGGCTTGGGTGTCACGGTGTCCAGTCCGCGGTGCCCACGATTGGTCATTTCTGTGTGGCGGGCTCTATGGCTGTGCCAAGCCCTGCCGGGATGCAGAGAAGCCCTCATAACTCGGCCCCACCACGCTGGCACTCCTCGTGGCTTCGAGCTGGGGTTGGGCAGAAACTTCCCCTGAAGAGTTTGCCGAGCAAATTAGAAGTTTTAGGAGGTGACAtggaggggggtgcctgggtagctcagtgggttaagcctctgactcctggttttggctcaggttgtgacctcagggtcatgtgCTCAGccgtctctccctctgcccctcctctgctctcactctctctctctctcttaaataaataaataaataaataaataaataaataaataaatatttaaaaaaaacaaaacaagttggCATAGCGAATTTTGAACTGATTTAATGAAGTCGCCTCAGACTCTCTTAAAACTCAGTTTCCATTTATGTAGAATTCATGCCCCAATTAACAGATTCTACTCTCAAGTCTTTGTAAAGCagcacatcccccccccccccaaaatctaTAAATTGCATGTGTAATTCCCAGCAAAATTCTCCTGGGGAGCTgtgtggagggaaagagaatttggCAAAAGTGAATCTGGAAGCATCGATGAAGGCGGCGAGCCTACACTAACCTAGTTCTGCGAGCTAGTGAAAGCTAAGCACATGACACGCAGGTACAGTTGACCCCTGAAGAAGGTGGGGGTCGGGGCGCTGACCCCCGGGCAAAGATCCACATGGGATTTTGACTCCCCTGAAACTTAACTGCTGACGGCGAGCCGTCGACTGGAGGCCTTACCGATCACATAAAGAGTCGATTCACACATGCTCTGTATGTTATGGGTATTACACACgttattcttacaataaaataagccacatactttgtatatgtattatatgctgaactcttataataaagtaagctagaggaaaggaaatgtcactaagaaaatcataaggaagccGAGCACCTGGGAGCTCAGGGgtttaggcgtctgcctttggctcagttcatgatcccagggtcctgggatggagtcctgcatcgggctccctgctcagcggggagcctgcttctccctctctgtctgcccaccccccagctcatgctctctctctgtcaaataaattaataaaatctttaaaaaattatgaaaaaaagagaagatcgtaaggaagagaaaataaattcacaGCACTGgtctgtatttattgaaaaaaaaaaaatctgtctataAGTGACCCGTGCAGTGTAGACCGGTGCTGTTGAAGGGTCGGCTGTCTCCAGGCACCCGGCCCTCCACCGCCCACCTGAGCTCCagccttcccttctccccctgctgtgGTGTGTGACCCTGCCACGTTCTTCTGTGCAGCACGACTGCGCACACTTACATGCAGCACGGGGCTTGTCACTATGTAAATAGGATCACGTTACATCAGGACATGAAAACACAGACACACCTATCTTTTTGCGCATTTGGAATATTTACATAGGTTAGATATCACAATTGCGGAGTCTAcaaatattgacattttgaaTCATGATTGCTATTGCCAACTGCCCTAAGAAGCGGTGCCAGTTCACATTCTGGCCAATAGACTCCAAGAGCCTCTGTCATACATTCTGCAACGTTGGACATCACCAGTCTTTAATGTTTTTGCGAATccaatggataaaaaaaaaaaaaggcctggttTTAGTGTGCATTTCCTGATTCCTAGTGAAGTCCAGCATCTTTACACACTTGTGCTACTGGTTTGACGTTCTTCCTCAGAGAATTGCCTTTTCAAATCCTTGCCGTCAAGTtgttaaaagacattttaaataaagcttgATAATTAAAACTGAGATACCAGGATGGAGAAATACAGATCAGTGAAGCAGATTAGAAAGTTTAGGGACAGATTCATGTGCAGACGGTGACTCAGCTCCTGAAAAGGGGAGATGTCGAGGAGTGATGTCCGGACAACTTGATAGCCATTTTGGGAGAAAAACGAAGCCAGAATTCATTATCCATCATTAGATGAAGACACACACTAGAGGGAGTAAAAgtttagatgtaaaaaaaaaaaattacagataaaatgctcattaactttaaaatgaggaaagaggactttcttttttttttttcaatgttatttatatatttatttattatttgaaggAGGACTTTCTAAACAGAAGCGTAAAGGAAAACCCAATagatttgggttgtttttttttagataaaaaatatctaaaaaaaaaatctatatttttttatctaaaatatcATATTGGGTTATCTGGGTTAttatttttaggtaaaaataatCCCTTGTAGATTAGAACAcgttataaagaaaatttaagacaTAGATGACCAATGGGGTTAGGATATTTGTAacattacatataaatgtataaagcACTTGTGTCAATCAATGATTTAATAGCTTAAAGATGTGACTTCATGATGAGAtcctgtttttcatatttttaaaaaaatgtaaagataggACAAAATGTTAATGCCCAGGAAAGACAAGGGTTTGAATGCAAGGGGCTCTTAAGTGATGTTGTGGGAAGGAGAATTATTAGAGCCTCATTGTcatcaatacataaaaaaatagtgTGTCTATATATTTTGTgcgtatatatgtacacattgtgtgtctgtgtatgtgccAGAAATTCCACTTGTGAAAACTTCCCCGAGGAAACTCTCACAAGTGTACGTAAGAGGTGACTCCGAATGTGTCTCCTGCAGGGGTCTTGGTGAAAGAATAACACCAGCACACCGAATATTAATGATAGTAAATAGGTAAAATAGATTATAACtcttaaatgagagaaaataccAGGCTGACAGATTGGTATCATGTATGACGATTTGCAAATATGGGAATTAATTTATGCCACGTTTCTAAGTAAAAATAGAGTGTATGAGTCAGTGTACGTAATTATggtccaatcttttttttttttaaagattttatttgtttactcatgagagacacagagagaggcagagacacaggcagagggagaagcaggctccctgcaggaagcccgatgtgggactcgatcccgggacctcagggtcatggccctgaaggcagatgcccaaccgctgagccacccaggtgtcccatggtcaaacttttatttagaaaaatctatatactagcaataagGAATAAGGTTTTAAAGAATATgtcacaatatatatatttttaaatattttacttctttgtgtatttatttagagtgtggtggtgaggggcagagggagaaagagagaatctcaagcagacttcccgtgACCATGGAGCCAGAGGTGGTGGGGcccgatcccatgaccccaagatcacgacctgagccagaatcatgagtcggacacttaaccgaccgagccatcCGGGCACCCCAAGACCATGTCACAGTGTTATTAGCACTCCTGTCTCTAGCTTGTTAGCCTGTGGGTGACATTTTTGTAATGAACGCTtcctttttattgagataaaactaAAGCTTAAATAACAAACCAAACAGGCCCTATACTTGGCAATTCCATCAGCCGTTGGTTCCTAAAAGCTTTCTTTAACACACATGGGATGTCCCCCCTCCCTGACCCTGGGCAGGTGTTTCTGGAGGTGACATCTCCGCAGCATTTTGCGCCCTCCGTTGGGGTGGGGAACGCAAGGAGTGACGCGCTGCTTGGCTTCTCTTTGCTCGTAGCCTGTCGGCCCTGGAAAGTACGTGTTTGACGTCGGCTGTGAACAGCATGGGGAGTACCGCCTAACGGATGTGGTGAGTGGCGGGGCGACAGGCGGTTCCCTGTATCCGTGGGTCGGAGGGCTGCCTGGCATGTCGAGCCCCCCGATCCGAGGTCACACGGCTCTCGGCAGCCTTCCTGCTGTCCTCCTGTGTGCGCGTGCCGTGGTTTAGACCTGGATTTCCAGAACTAAACGGTATCGTTCACGGTTGCTGCTGGAGCCTACACGTAGCTTTGGCCAAGAGCAGCCAGCTGGCCCCGAGTCGGAGGGCTCTGGGCGGCGTCCAGCTCCGGAATCGGCGGCCGTGGTGCCACCAGGTTTGTCCGGCGACAGCACTGTAGGTGTGCGGCTTGCGCTGTGCatgttttttttgcctttttgttccaGCATGTGACGTCAACGTGAATACTCGCTTGATGCTTCCCGGTTAGTATGAAGGGATCCCGATCTGCAGGCGATGGAGTGAAATAGCTCAGCACCCTCTgcctccccgggcctccccgggcACCTCCCAGGAcacccccaggcccaggcctgccctctgcccctcttttccTGCTCCCCGTCCTCTTGCATTCCTTTGGTCGCTCTGCCAGGGGCCCTCTGTTCCCCGAAACAGCCTGTGATTCCCCGAGGTTTTCCTCCTCTGCTGTGGCCCGAATGCCCCGTGGGCTCCCGGTGGCCTGCCCCCCGGCCTTATGCCGCCCGCTTGTCTGCACCGTCCCTTCGGACCAGCTGCCGTGGATTGTGGCGAGGGTCGGTTCTTAGCTAGCTACCCAATGTGAAGTGGCCAAATGCTTGACTCTGTCGCTAAAAAtaggcccaccccaccccccaggatcGTTTCTGCTCGGATCCCGGGACGTGTAGTCTGAGTGAGAGGGGCTCCCAGAGGCCATGCATCTGGAGGAATTTGATGGGTCTCCCCCGCTCGGGTGACTGCTCCCCGCATTCCCCCTCGGGAGGGCTCTGCACACATAGTTGGGAACCGCAAACACAGTCGACTGCTGCGTTGTTAGATTGTGACAGCGCCTAGGGAGTCCTTGCTGGGCTCTCCCTGGGGCTGGCACGCCCCCACTGGGCCCTGAAGCAACCTGCTGGCTAAACTTACTACACTTCCCCCACCGCACCCCCCAAATCTGGCCATTAGGGTCTCGTTAGAGATTGAGCTGCTATTGTGATTTGTGAAGTGACAAGAGCTAAAACAGCAGAGTAGTGGGCAGTTTTAGTCTGACCTGGGCCAAGTTCTTAGAAGTGAGTGTTTCGGGATGCAGGGGAGAGAGTAGAAAGAACATCCTGACACCTAAGGGGGGAATATGGCCATAAGCCCCCAGCACTGCTCCCGTTCAGGAATGAGCCTGCGAAGCACCAAACACCCTGAGGACCTAGGTCTGAGGCCGCACTGGTGCTTTCTGGGAGGACAACTGGGGTCGTGCTACGCAGATAAATCGAGGGTTACACGCACAGAGAATGTGAGATAGCAGGTGGTCAGGGGGCGGTTCTCCACGT encodes:
- the RSPH1 gene encoding radial spoke head 1 homolog isoform X4 encodes the protein MATADAAVQAAGTYRDALVAATTQTRARPCRTWARRSWRRRERMILGNTTGNGMRQANDTDTGRQDCPTGTRMKGTTSTGIYKFKSGARYIGEYVKNKKHGHGTFIYPDGSRYEGEWADDLRHGYGVYYYVNNDTYTGEWFAHQRHGQGTYFYAETGSKYVGTWVNGQQEGAAELIHLNHRYQGKFLNKNPVGPGKYVFDVGCEQHGEYRLTDVERGEEEEEEETTMMTLVPKWKATKITELALWTPTLPEEHPPAEAPGPEEALGAEGDGELMEEGQALADISEGETDSLRPGEDDGDSTREDSREYGRDDYRYDTTDQGIVSFEEEESKQSELPE
- the RSPH1 gene encoding radial spoke head 1 homolog isoform X6, which encodes MSDLGSEELEEEGENDIGEYDGERNEAGERHGHGKARLPNGDTYEGNYEHGKRHGQGIYKFKSGARYIGEYVKNKKHGHGTFIYPDGSRYEGEWADDLRHGYGVYYYVNNDTYTGEWFAHQRHGQGTYFYAETGSKYVGTWVNGQQEGAAELIHLNHRYQGKFLNKNPVGPGKYVFDVGCEQHGEYRLTDVERGEEEEEEETTMMTLVPKWKATKITELALWTPTLPEEHPPAEAPGPEEALGAEGDGELMEEGQALADISEGETDSLRPGEDDGDSTREDSREYGRDDYRYDTTDQGLL
- the RSPH1 gene encoding radial spoke head 1 homolog isoform X5 yields the protein MSDLGSEELEEEGENDIGEYDGERNEAGERHGHGKARLPNGDTYEGNYEHGKRHGQGIYKFKSGARYIGEYVKNKKHGHGTFIYPDGSRYEGEWADDLRHGYGVYYYVNNDTYTGEWFAHQRHGQGTYFYAETGSKYVGTWVNGQQEGAAELIHLNHRYQGKFLNKNPVGPGKYVFDVGCEQHGEYRLTDVERGEEEEEEETTMMTLVPKWKATKITELALWTPTLPEEHPPAEAPGPEEALGAEGDGELMEEGQALADISEGETDSLRPGEDDGDSTREDSREYGRDDYRYDTTDQGIVSFEEEESKQSELPE